From Xiphophorus couchianus chromosome 23, X_couchianus-1.0, whole genome shotgun sequence, one genomic window encodes:
- the LOC114138751 gene encoding uncharacterized protein LOC114138751 isoform X1, translating to MKPLMWVNMKVQFLFYALLTLRFGFCSDKLKIEVKTVTAGQNVTLNCPRQTSALYRETFYWIRLVSGNWPEFLGATANFKTDDVSKIPHVQTKQEEGEFHLHINEAKRNDTGLYYCIKVRQLDFIFMKGTLLKIKSQESDIIDIIQDPPSGSLNAENSDTLQCSVLSDSERKTCPADNRVYWFKARSDNSPPSLLYLQGISGDECESSPKAPSAQKCFYKFSENSDSGIYHCAVAACGQILFGNGAKLGGSSSMDFSKIFLPSLCSALVISLVVISWLIYKIKKKKCGCCNGPATSGGDNPSQSEENHLVYSAPTFNKNKAKKGERRNVRTAQEETVYTDVKTFR from the exons ATGAAGCCGCTAATGTGGGTTAATATGAAAGTGCAATTCTTGTTTTATGCATTACTCACGCTCAGATTTGGAT tttgcAGTGACAAATTGAAGATTGAGGTAAAGACCGTGACTGCTGGACAAAATGTGACCCTAAACTGTCCTCGCCAGACCTCCGCTCTCTACCGAGAAACTTTTTACTGGATCCGACTTGTTTCTGGAAACTGGCCTGAATTTCTTGGAGCAACAGCTAATTTCAAGACTGACGATGTTTCCAAGATTCCTCATGTTCAGACCAAACAAGAGGAAGGAGAATTTCATCTTCATATTAATGAAGCTAAGCGAAACGACACTGGACTTTACTACTGTATTAAAGTCAGACAACTTGACTTCATATTTATGAAAGGAAcacttttgaaaattaaaa gtcAGGAATCAGATATCATTGACATCATTCAGGATCCTCCATCTGGCTCACTCAATGCAGAAAACTCAGACACTCTGCAGTGTTCAGTTCTCTCAGACTCTGAGAGGAAAACATGTCCAGCCGATAACAGGGTGTACTGGTTCAAAGCTCGATCAGATAATTCTCCTCCCAGTTTACTTTATCTACAAGGAATCAGTGGAGATGAGTGTGAAAGCAGTCCTAAAGCTCCGTCGGCACAGAAATGTTTCTACAAATTTTCAGAGAACTCTGACAGTGGGATTTATCACTGCGCTGTGGCTGCATGTGGACAGATATTATTTGGAAACGGAGCAAAACTTGGAG GTTCCAGCTCTATggatttttccaaaatatttcttccttccttgtgCTCGGCTTTGGTTATAAGTCTTGTTGTAATATCTTGGCTCATTTAtaaaatcaagaagaaaaagTGTGGCTGTTGCAATG GTCCGGCAACAAGTGGTGGTGACAACCCAAGTCAG AGTGAAGAAAACCATTTGGTTTATTCTGCACCAACATTCAACAAGAACAAAgctaaaaaaggagaaagaaggaACGTAAGAACAGCACAGGAGGAGACGGTCTACACTGACGTTAAAACATTTCGATAG
- the LOC114138751 gene encoding uncharacterized protein LOC114138751 isoform X2 — protein sequence MDLFPVCSDKLKIEVKTVTAGQNVTLNCPRQTSALYRETFYWIRLVSGNWPEFLGATANFKTDDVSKIPHVQTKQEEGEFHLHINEAKRNDTGLYYCIKVRQLDFIFMKGTLLKIKSQESDIIDIIQDPPSGSLNAENSDTLQCSVLSDSERKTCPADNRVYWFKARSDNSPPSLLYLQGISGDECESSPKAPSAQKCFYKFSENSDSGIYHCAVAACGQILFGNGAKLGGSSSMDFSKIFLPSLCSALVISLVVISWLIYKIKKKKCGCCNGPATSGGDNPSQSEENHLVYSAPTFNKNKAKKGERRNVRTAQEETVYTDVKTFR from the exons AtggatttatttccagtttgcAGTGACAAATTGAAGATTGAGGTAAAGACCGTGACTGCTGGACAAAATGTGACCCTAAACTGTCCTCGCCAGACCTCCGCTCTCTACCGAGAAACTTTTTACTGGATCCGACTTGTTTCTGGAAACTGGCCTGAATTTCTTGGAGCAACAGCTAATTTCAAGACTGACGATGTTTCCAAGATTCCTCATGTTCAGACCAAACAAGAGGAAGGAGAATTTCATCTTCATATTAATGAAGCTAAGCGAAACGACACTGGACTTTACTACTGTATTAAAGTCAGACAACTTGACTTCATATTTATGAAAGGAAcacttttgaaaattaaaa gtcAGGAATCAGATATCATTGACATCATTCAGGATCCTCCATCTGGCTCACTCAATGCAGAAAACTCAGACACTCTGCAGTGTTCAGTTCTCTCAGACTCTGAGAGGAAAACATGTCCAGCCGATAACAGGGTGTACTGGTTCAAAGCTCGATCAGATAATTCTCCTCCCAGTTTACTTTATCTACAAGGAATCAGTGGAGATGAGTGTGAAAGCAGTCCTAAAGCTCCGTCGGCACAGAAATGTTTCTACAAATTTTCAGAGAACTCTGACAGTGGGATTTATCACTGCGCTGTGGCTGCATGTGGACAGATATTATTTGGAAACGGAGCAAAACTTGGAG GTTCCAGCTCTATggatttttccaaaatatttcttccttccttgtgCTCGGCTTTGGTTATAAGTCTTGTTGTAATATCTTGGCTCATTTAtaaaatcaagaagaaaaagTGTGGCTGTTGCAATG GTCCGGCAACAAGTGGTGGTGACAACCCAAGTCAG AGTGAAGAAAACCATTTGGTTTATTCTGCACCAACATTCAACAAGAACAAAgctaaaaaaggagaaagaaggaACGTAAGAACAGCACAGGAGGAGACGGTCTACACTGACGTTAAAACATTTCGATAG
- the LOC114138831 gene encoding uncharacterized protein LOC114138831 codes for MKLLWLTLIILHQGHALVPVTTVQLGDNVTLKCSFPEEKTSSSSELHWYKQSAGNALELILKLMENTRPTYGPEFLGSRLTATYTEKIGNLMIRKTTEGDEGMYHCAVIDWNKNIWQGTYLLIQGNTVVSSNYTVVQTPTISKPVHPGDPVTLQCSVLSSSDSKKCSGDLNLFWIRAGDKSLPNYIYTDGNRENKCEEKLDSQQRCVYNFSKTVNASDATFYCAVATCGEIYFGNGTNIDIKESSLWSQDARKVVILLSAALAVSLVVIALLIYFSLKNKCVHCTADSELQKNISRQKPQERCKDGWIYSAAIFTTIKSDWAGLKKEAEKERIYAAVEAFGLN; via the exons ATGAAACTTTTATGGCTCACACTGATCATCCTGCACCAAGGAC ATGCCTTGGTTCCAGTGACCACCGTTCAGCTCGGAGACAATGTAACTTTGAAATGCTCTTTTCCAGAAGAAAAGACGAGCAGCAGTAGTGAACTTCACTGGTACAAACAAAGTGCAGGAAATGCACTGGAATTAATTTTGAAGCTGATGGAAAATACCAGGCCTACCTATGGACCTGAATTTTTGGGCTCAAGACTGACTGCAACATATACAGAGAAAATAGGCAATCTGATGATTAGGAAGACGACTGAAGGAGACGAAGGCATGTATCACTGCGCTGTGATTGACTGGAACAAGAACATTTGGCAAGGGACCTATTTGCTAATACaag GAAACACTGTGGTGTCTTCAAATTACACAGTTGTTCAGACGCCAACAATATCAAAACCAGTTCATCCAGGAGACCCAGTGACTCTTCAGTGTTCGGTCCTCTCTAGCTCTGACAGCAAGAAATGTTCAGGAGATCTGAATTTGTTCTGGATAAGAGCCGGAGACAAATCTCTTCCAAACTACATCTACACTGATGGAAACAGGGAAAACAAATGTGAAGAGAAACTGGACTCTCAGCAGAGATGTGTGTATAACTTCTCTAAGACGGTCAATGCCTCTGATGCGACTTTCTACTGTGCTGTGGCCACATGTGGAGAGATATATTTTGGAAATGGAACCAATATTGATATTAAAG AATCCAGCTTGTGGTCCCAGGATGCAAGAAAAGTCGTTAttcttctctctgctgctctggcAGTAAGTCTGGTTGTGATCGCTCTTCTTATTTACTTCAGCCTGAAAAATAAATGCGTTCACTGTACAG CTGATTCAGAgttgcagaaaaacatcagcagacAGAAACCTCAAGAG aGATGtaaggatggatggatttactcTGCAGCCATCTTTACTACAATAAAGTCTGACTGGGCAGGACTGAAGAAAgaagcagagaaagagaggatCTACGCCGCTGTTGAAGCTTTTGGATTAAATTGA
- the LOC114138828 gene encoding uncharacterized protein LOC114138828, whose translation MILLWVTLLLLHQGYGLVPVITAHLGETTTLTCKLPDTKDRRNKLFWYRQTAGHSLEAVVKLISLANPEYGAGYSDSRVKAVLTDNVSNLTILKAAQEDEGMYHCGFSDWSQNVWRGTYLLIKGNTVVSSKYTVVQTPIISKPLHPGDPVTLQCSVLSSSDSKKCSGDLNLFWIRAGDKSLPNYIYTDGNRENKCEEKLDSQQRCVYNFSKTVNASDATFYCAVATCGEIYFGNGTNIDIKESSLWSQDARKVVILLSAALAVSLVVIALLIYFSLKNKCVHCTADSELQKNISRQKPQERCKDGWIYSAAIFTTIKSDWAGLKKEAEKERIYAAVEAFGLN comes from the exons ATGATTCTGTTATGGGTCACACTTCTTCTCCTTCATCAAGGAT ATGGTTTGGTTCCAGTGATCACAGCTCATCTTggtgaaacaacaacacttaCATGCAAGTTGCCCGATACTAAAGACAGACGTAATAAACTTTTTTGGTACAGGCAAACTGCAGGACATTCTCTGGAAGCAGTTGTAAAGCTCATAAGTCTTGCAAACCCAGAGTATGGAGCAGGTTATTCTGACTCGAGAGTAAAAGCTGTACTTACTGACAACGTGAGCAACCTGACCATTTTAAAAGCAGCTCAAGAAGATGAAGGAATGTATCACTGTGGCTTTAGCGACTGGAGCCAAAATGTTTGGCGGGGGACCTACTTGTTAATAAAAg GAAACACTGTGGTGTCTTCAAAATACACAGTTGTTCAGACGCCAATAATATCAAAACCACTTCATCCAGGAGACCCAGTGACTCTTCAGTGTTCGGTCCTCTCTAGCTCTGACAGCAAGAAATGTTCAGGAGATCTGAATTTGTTCTGGATAAGAGCCGGAGACAAATCTCTTCCAAACTACATCTACACTGATGGAAACAGGGAAAACAAATGTGAAGAGAAACTGGACTCTCAGCAGAGATGTGTGTATAACTTCTCTAAGACGGTCAATGCCTCTGATGCGACTTTCTACTGTGCTGTGGCCACATGTGGAGAGATATATTTTGGAAATGGAACCAATATTGATATTAAAG AATCCAGCTTGTGGTCCCAGGATGCTAGAAAAGTCGTTAttcttctctctgctgctctggcAGTAAGTCTGGTTGTGATCGCTCTTCTTATTTACTTCAGCCTGAAAAATAAATGCGTTCACTGTACAG CTGATTCAGAgttgcagaaaaacatcagcagacAGAAACCTCAAGAG agATGtaaggatggatggatttactcTGCAGCCATCTTTACTACAATAAAGTCTGACTGGGCAGGACTGAAGAAAgaagcagagaaagagaggatCTACGCCGCTGTTGAAGCTTTTGGATTAAATTGA
- the LOC114138718 gene encoding uncharacterized protein LOC114138718: MIKMKMVVIFYFLLLLRDRRVINGYNLETKTIQVGENVTLTCPRLPTSQSQNLFWVKFSSGNWPESLGQTITVDYERVLQIRHFTSKQEKGTFVLHIKEAQQNDTGLYYCIKVESLKLIFVNGFLLKIEGQESDLATVIQEPLLYPVFPGDLVTLSCSVFSDCESRKCKTDHRVYWFKTGPDESHPSLIYIDGKSGNECLDPKTCVYSFSKDITASDAGTYYCAVATHEELFFGNGTFLDVQEQFSFWKSKILLLLCVAVGGCLVVIMCLIYTLMKKASHSCNDAVRECGTQQKEQRDAHCLVYSAPAFTKTNVGKAERRKIKATHEETIYTHVRN, from the exons atgattaaaatgaaaatggtggtcatattttatttcctacTCTTGCTCAGAGACAGAC gtgTCATAAATGGTTACAATTTGGAGACAAAAACTATTCAAGTGGGTGAAAACGTGACCCTGACATGTCCTCGCCTGCCAACCAGTCAATCCCAAAATTTGTTTTGGGTCAAATTTTCTTCCGGAAACTGGCCTGAATCTCTTGGACAAACAATAACTGTTGATTATGAAAGGGTTCTCCAAATTCGTCATTTTACATCAAAACAAGAGAAAGGAACATTTGTTCTGCATATAAAAGAAGCTCAGCAGAATGACACTGGCCTTTACTATTGCATCAAAGTTGAATCATTAAAGCTGATATTTGTGAATGGATTTCTTCTGAAGATTGAAG gccAAGAATCAGATCTCGCTACTGTAATTCAGGAGCCTCTACTTTACCCTGTCTTTCCAGGAGACCTGGTGACTCTAAGCTGTTCGGTTTTCTCTGACTGTGAGAGcagaaaatgcaaaactgaCCACAGGGTGTACTGGTTCAAAACTGGACCAGATGAGTCTCATCCCAGTTTAATTTACATTGATGGAAAAAGTGGAAATGAATGTCTGGATCCTAAAACGTGTGTCTACAGTTTCTCCAAGGACATTACAGCCTCTGATGCTGGGACTTACTACTGTGCTGTGGCCACGCATGAAGAGTTATTTTTCGGAAATGGAACATTTTTGGATGTTCAAG AACAATTCAGTTTTTGGAAGTCTAAAATACTTCTGCTGTTGTGCGTGGCTGTGGGTGGATGTCTAGTTGTCATTATGTGCCTCATTTACACCTTGATGAAGAAAGCTTCACATTCTTGCAATG ATGCCGTGAGGGAATGTGGTACTCAGCAGAAAGAACAG AGAGATGCACACTGTTTGGTTTATTCTGCCCCAGCGTTCACCAAGACCAATGTTGGAAAAGCGGAAAGacggaaaataaaagcaacacatgaGGAGACAATCTACACACATGTCAGGAATTGA
- the LOC114138716 gene encoding uncharacterized protein LOC114138716 yields MILLWVTLLLLHQGYGLVPVITAHLGETTTLTCKLPDTKDRRNKLFWYRQTAGHSLEAVVKLISLANPEYGAGYSDSRVKAVLTDNVSNLTILKAAQEDEGMYHCGFSDWSQNVWRGTYLLIKGNTVGTSNYRVVQKKMVSDSNRPDNYVTLQCSILSDFENNSCSEDLSVFWFRSDKSHPDIIYTDGNRTNRCQKKIDDQTGRVYNFSRKISSSDDGTYYCAVATCGEILFGNGTKLEEQKDKMGDPEFPILLIAVTCLIISMIINAVFIFYRAPRAACKQFKEVESTSSEERWRNLSQQGDQINEDGWDLNYAALHFSAGKATTGKKRKETEDSVYSQVKL; encoded by the exons ATGATTCTGTTATGGGTCACACTTCTTCTCCTTCATCAAGGAT ATGGTTTGGTTCCAGTGATCACAGCTCATCTTggtgaaacaacaacacttaCATGCAAGTTGCCCGATACTAAAGACAGACGTAATAAACTTTTTTGGTACAGGCAAACTGCAGGACATTCTCTGGAAGCAGTTGTAAAGCTCATAAGTCTTGCAAACCCAGAGTATGGAGCAGGTTATTCTGACTCGAGAGTAAAAGCTGTACTTACTGACAACGTGAGCAACCTGACCATTTTAAAAGCAGCTCAAGAAGATGAAGGAATGTATCACTGTGGCTTTAGCGACTGGAGCCAAAATGTTTGGCGGGGGACCTACTTGTTAATAAAAg GAAACACTGTGGGAACGTCAAACTACAGAGTAGTACAGAAGAAGATGGTATCAGATTCCAACCGTCCAGACAATTATGTGACTCTACAGTGCTCTATCCTCTCAGATTTTGAGAACAACTCTTGTTCAGAAGACCTCAGTGTGTTCTGGTTCCGATCAGATAAATCTCACCCGGATATCATCTACACAGATGGAAACAGAACTAACAGATGTCAGAAGAAAATTGATGATCAGACTGGACGGGTTTataatttttctagaaaaatcagCTCCTCAGATGATGGGACTTACTACTGTGCTGTGGCCACATGTGGAGAGATATTATTTGGAAATGGAACAAAGCTGGAAG agcaaaaagacaaaatgggaGACCCTGAATTTCCCATACTATTGATAGCTGTGACCTGTTTGATTATTTCCATGAttataaatgctgtttttatcttttaccgAGCTCCAAGAGCAGCATGTAAACAATTCAAAG AAGTAGAAAGCACCTCTTCCGAAGAACGATGGAGGAACTTGAGTCAGCAAGGCGATCAAATT AATGAAGATGGATGGGATCTGAACTATGCAGCTTTACACTTCAGTGCTGGGAAAGCTACAAcaggaaagaagagaaaagagacTGAGGACAGTGTGTATTCCCAAGTTAAACTCTGA